A region of the Vigna unguiculata cultivar IT97K-499-35 chromosome 9, ASM411807v1, whole genome shotgun sequence genome:
TTATTTGTGTCAAGCTATATTTTGGTAATGTTTTATTAGGTTTTGGTgtatttaactcttttttactattgtttaaGACCAAACAACTATAAGGAGAAACTATTttgaattacaaataaatttaattttgattataaaataaataacaagttAGGAAAACGGATAAGTTACTAGCAATTTTAAAGTTTGTAAAGACATGCTTGTAATATGATTATCATGGAGTTTGATGAAAGGATTTAACTTGAGTTTAAAATTACATGTGCTGGACTTGAAATACAGAAAACCTTAAAAATAAGTGTGGAGAAAATCACAAATTTATCGATTTAACAAGAGAAAAGATTAAAGACAAAATCAccattttatcaatttaacgaaaaaataattttgatttctatGCTTAATTAAAGTTTGTAAATTAGGTTCGggttaaaattgtaataaatctAAGTTTTGCATTAAAATTAAGTTTGCACGCTTGTTTCTACCAAACTAAGTTTTTcaagcaaaattttaattttttttaaagacaatCACACACGTCATAAAACTAAGTTTTCACATTTAACACAAACATGTTTTGCTTACaccacaaatattttattttattttttacaaagaaAATGTTTTCGAAAAAAAAACTTCTAGAACATGATAAGACACTTTTTACAAAGGTATGTGCATttttaatttgacatttttgatTAAACGAAATTATAAATGCAATATGTGAATCAATCACTACTTGATTTATCAATTACTTTACTAACTAAAATTTATTGCTTTGGTATATTCATGGTTAACATGTAAAGACTTAtcatattgtattttatttttaaaagtatttttgttttttttccttatgTTTGGGCCTATGTTTCTCAGAAATAGTATTCCAGGCAATTCTTACACGCTATGAAAAGGATATTCCAAAGTGtatcttttacattttataataataataaaaaaaactatgctaagatttttttttttcacatttagaGATTTTTGAGAGGAACAAAAAAGTTTCAATCAGTTCATAAGTAGAATCTCAACTGTAACAAAACTTGTGCTTGTCAAAATCAATTTAcaaggataaaaagaaaaactcaaaaaaacCTAAGAGTTTGTCCTATGCCGATGATTTTCCTATTCTATTCTGTTCCAAAAAGTTAATGTTGCTCAATCAATCTCCAAAACTTTcgattaaaatttgtttttgcaGCAAGAAAGGTGGCATAATAAGAAGGATTGAATCATGATGATGTGTTGTAGTGTTGACGATGCAGACCAAacttgacaacttcataaaacgAAATCACTAATGCAACAGAAGGCCCTAATCGACAAACTCGTGGACCAAAACCTGCAAACAATCCTTTCAAGCCTCCATCtctgaaaattttgtttaaatcaaaCATATCAGTAACAATTTATATCAACACATTCAttaattcaaacaaataatCCAAACTATGGCATACCTCCACACATCCATTAATGTTTGTCTCGTAGTCATTTTCAATGCCTTCATAGGATCCTTCTACAACATTACATAAGAATAAGATCAACTTATGAAAcatatattaattcaaatagtTGTTTAAGAAAATAGAGCAGAAACCTCTATCTGCCTTCGAGTCTTTGCAACATCTAAAGGACATGTAACTCCAGCTGCTATAGTTCCAGCAAGAAAACCAGCTCCGAAATTTGCTCCAACAACACTAAACACATTAGCCTCATCATGTCTAGCAAAACTAAGAAGTTTTCTTCTAGTCTGCAATGCAACAGTAATTGGCATTACAAAACAAAGCTAGAGAATAAGAAATGAATATTCATGAAAGAAACTCACTGGTTCAAGTGTGGACCAACAAATGGCAGAGAAGGGTACATCACGAGCAAGTTGAGCTCCCATGCCAGTCCACAAAAGACGATAACCTCGCACTATATATTATCAAATGATCAACAATCCCATGATTATGTAATAATTCTTTTACCATTTTAccttattaatttatatatatttatagccTCGTGTCGCAGTTGGAAGAAGATGTTAcctaatcaaatttattatgttaaGAACTTACAATTACTTTGTGGATGATTTGTGCTTTTGACATGCGACATAACACCAAGCAGTGTCTGAAACACTCCAGGAGGCTTTTTATCAATTTGAGTTACTTTAAATGCCTACATCCAAAATCAATAAATCAAAACCCCATAATTCTCCAAACAAAATCAGCAGAACCCAAAGAGTTTGTGGAATAGAACATATAACTTGAAGTCAACATAAAACTTAATTACATCACTATTAACTTTtagaagaattaaaatatataatagaacatacagaataaattaaatatgaaacaTTTGTTACAATAGAATAATACACAATTTTAGTCCATGTTTGGattattgaaaatatgaaatgtGACATGGTAGGGAGGACTGCAACACAGGACGATGAAAGGGACTAGAAcataataaaacaaagaaatgattctattatttagatattttataataaattggAACCAAAATTCCTATTCCATCTTTTGAATGGGAATGAAATGACATTAAtcataaagttattaaaaagatttggcAGAACAAGACAGATTGGATAGTGAAAGCACGTACTTAGCTTATCAATAGGCCAACCACAACTAAGAAAGTTGAAGGTTGAATGATCACGAAAAAAATCGACAAGCACAAAACAATGATCATTACTAAAagcataattttttgttaaattatagagataattaataattaaataacatgaAATAGGTTCCTATAGGTTTTATATATCCTAATTTTTCAATCCAAAAAACTAAGTAAGATGTCACTCTAGTCCACTAACTTTCACCGATTCAAACATAGTAAGACTGTTAGGCCTCCAAATAAACAAAGACACAATAGTGTCATTAGAAATTGGAATTGGCCAATGATAATGATGACAACATTGAGTTAGCATAATGACATTGAAAAATGTGACTTAAACAAACACTTGATGaatataaaaagtgaaaaaagcTAGAGCTTTCCCACATTGGGTGCGAAAATATATGTTGTAAATACCTGCATACGAGTTCTAGCAAGTTCAATAGGATAGCAAGTTGCACAAGCTAGAGAGCGCGCCAATGAACCAGCCACTAACGGTACATAAGGAACTGTAGTTGGAGCATTTTTAGCTGTGAAATCCTCCAACCAATTGCGTAAAATGTCATAGCAAGGAAGGTAGATTCCCACCTTATTTCACCACACAAAAAGTTATGTCAGAgtcattttgtttttattaacaCATCAATAAATCTCCGTTCATTCAAAATGTTAACCTACAGTTGGTACTGCAAGAACCAGGCCAGCATTTGTGCCTCTCCACAGCTTACCAACTCCCTCCTGCAATACCAAATTGTCATtccataataaataataatattttgacaattttctcttatattcTAACATGACATCTTCTAAGTAGTTTtagaatagaaaaaagaaaacgaacCTGATGGATAATTTTGTTGATGACATCCAGTGTTCCTTTGTAACGAAAGCACTCAGGAGGACAGATGGACACTGTTCCTTGGATTCCAGCCCGGTGGCATGATGGAGAACACCTTAAATCAGCAAACATCTAAGAATAACATTGGTAATGCCAAATTAATTGCACAACTCTATTCAGGAAAAtcttatataaatttttcattttaccaACTAAGTtggatttaaaacaaaacaaaatcattcaACCAGACAAAACAAGCATTTAAGAAGAGTTTGTTTTGTAGACAGACAAAACAGCAAAAGTTTATGTTCCTTGCGTACCATATTTGGGCCAAAACAAGCCATTCTACTAGTCATATTACTGAGTGGATGAGAATATGCAACCCCTGCTGCTTGTGCTTGCAACCTTGTCTGATACATGGGCAAAACAAATCACAGTACACCAATAATTAGAAGTAATGAAACTTAAACACTACTGTATATCATCAATCATCTGATAGCACCTATAATTTTTCTTTGCCTCTCTtcctattatattatataatttaccctatcttttccttttcttgctGTCCATGAATGATTTCCGAATAATTAATCCGAACAAacgaaaagaaagaaaaagaaagcgtAAAGCTATAAGACACCAGGAAAAATGAGGTTACGAAATGCCACGTAAAGGTATCGACACAAACTGAACATAAGAAAACAATTTTGGACTATCAAAACTACAATTCATTAATGGTTAGGAAGAAGAAAGGATAGAGAAAAAACAATGTAAGAGAGATTCCGCTGtgtaagaataaaattgaaaggcACCTTGGCAACATCGAGGGGATTGGCAATGATGACTGAAAAGAAGGCGGCGCCTGCAGCAGAGAAAGATCTTTCTGTGATTCCCAAATTTTGAGTTTTGGATGATTTTTGCgatggaggaggaggaggagaagaatGTTCCCTCAAATTTGTATCCTCATTGTTCATTTCAATTGCAGTTCGCTCGATTTTCTCCGAAGCCATCCCCACAAATTTTGGATTCACTTTGAATCCTGTTAatctattactttttttttctctttatgatTCAATGGTAAATGATGACTCAAATggctatgtatttttttttttattaatagtagTGAAATTATGCCCTCCAAAAATAAGATTTGTTTTGTGTGCTTTTTTAGTTGGAAGAAAATCAACGTAAAAGTACTAAAAAGGTGTTGAATATACACGGGAAGAAGAGCGAGAGGCATACATGAGGGCTTACGTGGAGGGCCTAAATACTTGTTGAAAAGTTGGGATACGTCATTTTATAGACAGAATAAACCCTAGAAAGTGGTTGTGCtgtgtaaatattaaaattgtctCCACCTTAGGTTTTGGAGGGTTGTGTTGCAGTGCGACTAACCACGACCAGTACAGCCTGCAatgaaaaattatctttttgacaaatttaataaagtttcataaataaaattaaaatagattgattttttattttttaactaaaataaagtaataaaatagttttttttatctaaatagataatttatcaaaatttgtaaaaaaaaaaaaactttattaatctATCATTCTTCGTCTGCAATATATTCTAAAACTTTTCCACTGCATCTCAACATCGTAAACTTTAACTTTAGGTCTGAATTGTTTTAGGTTTGTATATCGGAAGGAAAGGAGGCgtttattttgcattttgagaattgtaaaattggaaatatttgttttcagaTTCATTATAGAGTAAtacaaaatgttata
Encoded here:
- the LOC114164826 gene encoding mitochondrial carrier protein MTM1, with the protein product MASEKIERTAIEMNNEDTNLREHSSPPPPPSQKSSKTQNLGITERSFSAAGAAFFSVIIANPLDVAKTRLQAQAAGVAYSHPLSNMTSRMACFGPNMMFADLRCSPSCHRAGIQGTVSICPPECFRYKGTLDVINKIIHQEGVGKLWRGTNAGLVLAVPTVGIYLPCYDILRNWLEDFTAKNAPTTVPYVPLVAGSLARSLACATCYPIELARTRMQAFKVTQIDKKPPGVFQTLLGVMSHVKSTNHPQSNLRGYRLLWTGMGAQLARDVPFSAICWSTLEPTRRKLLSFARHDEANVFSVVGANFGAGFLAGTIAAGVTCPLDVAKTRRQIEKDPMKALKMTTRQTLMDVWRDGGLKGLFAGFGPRVCRLGPSVALVISFYEVVKFGLHRQHYNTSS